GATACATACCGCCAAGTCGGCGCGAATCACGGTCGCTCCCACCGCAACGCACGCCCGCGCCGGCAAAAGCGTCGCGCGCGACGCATTTGCCCCTCTCCTGCCTGGTCCTCAAGCGGACGCCCCGGGCCGGGCTGATGGCGGTGGTGCCGCTTACGGCTCGGCTCGATCCGCCTGCTCTCGCGCGGTCGAGGCGACACTCGCGTCGCCTCCGCCCTGCCGGCCGGAACGCGCGGGCCGTCGCGGTCCCGCCGCGCGCGGCGGAAGGTTTTATGGTCGTCCGGCGCGCGGCGGAGCGCAACGAAATCCCCCCTTTTGTTTTGGCAACGATGCCAGCCGAAGCCGTTTCTACACAAGCACTTGCGCCGCCTGGCCCCCGGCCGCTTCAACGCGATTTGACGGTAATTGTGCTCTTCGCCGCGCCGAGCCATCAACGCGCGGCGACTTTCGAGTTCAAAGGCCAAGTTCCAACGACCTTGTGGTGTCGGCGTCTCGGTAATCTATGGCGTCATTTTGTCATCTATGGCCTCCGGCCTTCCTCGAAAGCTGCCAACCAATTTCTTCGACCTCCGGCGCCCGGCCTCGTCGCCGTTATAATGCTTGACCGACAGCGTCGATTCCGCCAGCGTCAGGAAAATGAACACGAATGCCAGGATGTGCAGCACGTCGGCCAGCGTCATGACGCTCGCGTCGGGCAGCGACGAAGTGACCACATATTCGTTGGCCACGGCCGCAAAAATTGCCCCAACGCCCAGACCAAACCGCAGATCGAGATCGATCGGCCGGATGAAAAGCGCCAGAAACGCGATGGCGGTGGCGACGAACAGCCCAAAGAAGAGCTTCAAAAAATAGCCCCAGTTCGGCCGCACCAGCGGGATGGAATCGACGAACCCGGAGTAGGTCGACCTGTTGCCGCTCGGCAGCGACGTATCGCCGTAGTTCGTGTGATACTGGTGCTCTTCGACGTTTGCCGTGGGCGTGCCGACCTTCCAGCCGCGCACCTGAAGCTGCGGGCTGATTGCGCAACTCTCGGCATCGTCTTCCGCCGACGACTTCAAACGATTCCGGCGGCTACCTGCGCGTCCTTCTAGCGAAACGACACGACGAAATCCGCCGTGAGCTGGTTTTCCTTCAGGCAAAACCAGTCAATCTGATTGGCGTAGACGCCGGCGTAGGCAGTGATTGGCCGAGGTTTTGCTCGCTTGGGCTGCCCCCTCAAACGAATTTTTCATGGCTAGCCGGATTTACGCCGGAGCCGTGCGCTGTATTATTGGATGCTTGCCGTGTCGAGCAAGCATCTCACAGAGTTGCGACAGCTATGGGCAAGAATCGGTTCATTCCGGCAGAAATCCCACTGGCCGTGAGGAATAACCCGCGGTTTCGGGCGGAGCTGTTGGTCTATGACGAACTTAAAGCGCAGTTGGATCTGACCCAACGCGATTGGACGGTCGTCTATCAGGCGAAATGGCTTCTCAAGGAGCCTTCGCAGGAAGAGCCGAAGGAAGGCGAAGCCGACTTCTTGCTTGCGCATCGGAAGCGCGGCGTACTCGCCGTCGAGGTGAAAGGGGGGCTGATTTCCTTTCGGGATGGCCAATGGTACTCGCGCGACCGGCACGGCGTTGGCCATCCGATCGATCCTTTCGGGCAAGTCGCGCGAAACGCGCGGCATCTGGCAAAAAAGCTGAACGAGTTGCCGCAGGGGATTGTGGGCGGAGGAACATTCGGCTCAGCTTTCGCCAAAGGAGAATCGGCGCCTACAGGATCTGTTTCGCGCCGGCGGCAGGAACGTCTTGAGTTGTACGACGACGATGGAACTCGGTATTGACATCGGCGGTTTGGCTGCGGTGATGATGAGCAATGTGCCGCCCGGCAAAGCGAACTATTTGCAACGTGCTGGCCGCGCCGGGCGACGAGCCGACGGTTCGTCGGCCGTGGTAACCTTTTGCCAAAGCCGGCCATTCGACCGCGCCGTTTTCAAGGGCTTCGGTCGCTACCTCGGCCAGGAACTGCGCCGCCCGCGCGTGCTGCTTGGCCGTGAACGGCTGGCATGGCGGCACCTCGCGT
Above is a window of Pirellulales bacterium DNA encoding:
- a CDS encoding nuclease-related domain-containing protein, translating into MGKNRFIPAEIPLAVRNNPRFRAELLVYDELKAQLDLTQRDWTVVYQAKWLLKEPSQEEPKEGEADFLLAHRKRGVLAVEVKGGLISFRDGQWYSRDRHGVGHPIDPFGQVARNARHLAKKLNELPQGIVGGGTFGSAFAKGESAPTGSVSRRRQERLELYDDDGTRY